Proteins from one Bartonella sp. HY328 genomic window:
- a CDS encoding response regulator transcription factor, whose protein sequence is MMDTKKLVYVIDDDLAVREALDDLLASVNLETASFADVETFLAVDHPNCASCLVLDVRMPGQSGMDFHDKMKNFGLDIPVIFITGHGDIAMSVTAMKRGAIDFLEKPFRDQDLLEAINRALTVSEENLRHRDSYVQLQRRYSLLNSGERAVMDYVVQGFLNKQIAAELNVSEITVKVRRGNVMQKMKAKSLADLIRYGQALKSITA, encoded by the coding sequence ATGATGGACACCAAAAAGCTGGTTTATGTCATTGATGACGATCTTGCAGTGCGTGAAGCGCTTGATGATTTATTAGCATCAGTCAATTTGGAAACAGCATCCTTTGCTGATGTGGAAACCTTTCTTGCCGTTGATCACCCCAATTGCGCGTCTTGCCTTGTGCTTGATGTGCGAATGCCAGGGCAAAGCGGTATGGATTTTCATGATAAGATGAAAAATTTCGGTCTTGATATTCCGGTTATTTTTATCACCGGCCATGGCGATATTGCGATGTCGGTTACAGCAATGAAACGTGGCGCTATTGATTTTTTAGAAAAACCTTTTCGCGATCAGGACCTATTGGAAGCTATCAATCGAGCTTTAACAGTTAGTGAAGAAAACTTGCGTCATAGGGATAGTTATGTCCAATTGCAGCGACGTTATAGCCTGCTAAATAGTGGCGAACGCGCTGTTATGGATTATGTCGTGCAAGGTTTTTTAAACAAGCAAATTGCAGCAGAACTCAATGTGAGTGAAATTACCGTTAAAGTGCGGCGCGGCAATGTTATGCAAAAAATGAAAGCAAAGTCTCTTGCTGATCTTATCCGTTATGGTCAAGCATTAAAATCAATAACGGCATAA
- a CDS encoding DHA2 family efflux MFS transporter permease subunit, with translation MSADAITNNSHSDTINPRHVLGFIAMVFGMFMAILDIQIVSASLAEIQAGLSASSDEISWVQTSYLIAEVIMIPLSGFLGRLMSTRTLFTISAIGFTFASLLCATATSIEQMIVYRAIQGFLGGGMIPSVFAAAFTIFPPSKRSIVSPLIGLVATLAPTIGPTIGGYLSHALSWHWLFLINFIPGILVAAAAWRFIDFDKGDSSLFAKFDWWGLLFMAILLGGTEYVLEEGPRNDWMDDATVRSLTILVVISGVLFFWRAFTSKEPIVDLRAFSDVNFALGSLFSFIMGIGLYGLTYLYPLYLGQIRGYDALMIGETMFVSGLAMFFAAPLAGILSEKMDPRLMMAIGFAGFGIGTWMVTGMTADWDFWELFWPQILRGSSMMLCMVPINNIALGTLPPSRIKNASALFNLMRNLGGAIGLAAINTVIMRRSDLHFSRIAETLNWGNKSAMEFLNGLAERLGTPANPSHVGAIQELNQLVHQQAAVMAFSDSFYILTLLFGTLTILVLFVKKPSAGKSQNTGH, from the coding sequence ATGAGCGCCGACGCGATTACCAATAATAGCCACAGCGACACAATAAATCCGCGCCATGTCTTAGGCTTTATTGCCATGGTGTTTGGAATGTTTATGGCAATTCTTGACATCCAAATTGTTTCAGCCTCCCTTGCCGAAATTCAAGCAGGTTTATCAGCAAGCAGTGATGAAATCTCTTGGGTACAAACATCCTACCTCATTGCCGAAGTGATTATGATTCCCCTATCGGGTTTCTTAGGTCGCCTAATGTCCACCCGCACACTATTCACAATATCAGCAATCGGCTTTACTTTTGCTAGTTTGCTTTGTGCTACCGCTACCTCAATCGAGCAAATGATTGTTTACCGCGCTATTCAGGGATTTCTTGGCGGCGGCATGATTCCAAGTGTTTTTGCGGCGGCCTTTACAATTTTTCCACCATCAAAACGCAGCATTGTTTCACCCCTCATCGGACTGGTGGCAACCCTTGCACCAACCATCGGCCCAACAATTGGTGGCTATTTAAGTCATGCCTTATCGTGGCATTGGCTCTTTCTTATTAATTTTATTCCCGGGATTCTAGTTGCCGCTGCCGCTTGGCGCTTTATCGATTTTGATAAGGGTGATTCTTCTCTTTTTGCCAAATTTGACTGGTGGGGATTGCTTTTCATGGCAATTTTACTAGGCGGCACTGAATATGTTTTGGAAGAAGGCCCACGCAATGACTGGATGGATGACGCAACTGTGCGCTCCTTAACCATTTTGGTTGTCATAAGTGGTGTTTTGTTCTTTTGGCGCGCTTTTACCAGTAAAGAACCCATTGTTGATTTACGCGCTTTTAGCGACGTGAATTTTGCCTTGGGCTCACTGTTTTCTTTCATTATGGGTATCGGGCTTTACGGACTCACTTATTTATATCCACTTTATTTAGGACAGATCCGTGGTTACGATGCGTTGATGATTGGAGAAACCATGTTTGTTTCCGGTCTTGCGATGTTTTTTGCAGCGCCGCTTGCCGGTATTTTATCTGAAAAAATGGATCCGCGCCTCATGATGGCGATCGGCTTTGCTGGCTTTGGTATTGGCACTTGGATGGTGACAGGCATGACAGCTGACTGGGATTTTTGGGAATTATTTTGGCCGCAAATATTGCGCGGAAGCTCAATGATGCTATGCATGGTACCAATTAACAATATCGCGCTTGGTACTTTGCCGCCAAGTCGCATAAAAAATGCATCGGCTTTATTTAACCTTATGCGCAATTTAGGTGGTGCAATCGGTCTTGCAGCAATTAATACTGTTATTATGCGGCGTAGCGATTTGCACTTTTCACGCATAGCTGAAACCCTTAATTGGGGAAATAAGAGCGCAATGGAATTTTTAAACGGACTTGCTGAACGCTTGGGCACTCCTGCCAATCCCTCCCATGTCGGCGCCATACAAGAGCTTAATCAGCTTGTGCATCAACAAGCCGCAGTCATGGCCTTTAGTGATTCATTTTATATTCTTACCCTGCTTTTTGGAACTCTTACTATTCTTGTATTATTTGTTAAAAAACCTTCCGCTGGAAAAAGTCAAAATACGGGACACTGA
- a CDS encoding DHA2 family efflux MFS transporter permease subunit, whose protein sequence is MSATSSEAVATEKVDVRQVIGFIAMVFGMFMALLDIQIVSASLAEIQAGLSASSDEISWVQTSYLIAEVIMIPLSGFLGRLMSTRMLFTLSAIGFTIASLLCATATSIQEMIVYRALQGFLGGGMIPSVYAAAFTIFPLSKNSIVSPLIGLVATFAPTIGPTVGGYICHAFSWHWLFLVNLIPGIIVIIVAWRFINFDKGDPSLLKKFDWFALIFMAVFLGGTEYYLEEGPRKDWLESSTIKTIIIISTIAGILFFWRTFTSKNRIIDFDAFKNRNFALGSLFSFVMGIGLYGLTYLYPLYLSEIRGHDTLMIGQTMFVSGLTMFLAAPLAGYLSTKIDLRLMMLIGFGGFALGTWIVTGLTADWDFWQIFWPQVLRGSSLIFCMVPINNIALGSLPPSKLKNASGIFNLLRNLGGAMGLAIINTIIIKRSDFHFQRIAETVNAGNEQAMQFIDKLAIRLGTIGNPSDTAALSQLRQLVRQQATVMSFIDAFFILTLLFILLTALVFCVNKETSTNQQPGMH, encoded by the coding sequence ATGAGTGCTACATCCAGCGAAGCGGTGGCGACAGAAAAAGTTGATGTTCGCCAAGTTATTGGCTTCATTGCCATGGTTTTTGGCATGTTTATGGCATTGCTGGATATTCAAATTGTTTCGGCATCCCTTGCTGAAATACAAGCTGGGCTATCGGCTAGTAGTGATGAAATATCTTGGGTGCAAACATCCTATCTCATCGCTGAAGTCATTATGATTCCTTTGTCAGGCTTTTTAGGCCGACTCATGTCAACGCGCATGCTTTTTACATTGTCTGCAATAGGTTTCACGATAGCAAGCTTACTTTGCGCAACGGCAACCTCCATCCAAGAAATGATTGTTTACCGCGCTTTACAAGGTTTTTTGGGCGGCGGTATGATTCCTAGCGTTTATGCTGCAGCTTTTACTATTTTTCCTCTTTCCAAAAACAGCATTGTATCACCACTAATTGGACTTGTTGCAACCTTTGCACCAACAATAGGTCCAACAGTAGGCGGCTATATTTGTCACGCATTTTCATGGCATTGGCTATTTCTGGTAAATCTTATCCCAGGTATTATTGTTATTATTGTTGCTTGGCGTTTTATTAATTTTGACAAAGGTGACCCTTCGCTTCTTAAAAAATTTGATTGGTTTGCACTTATATTCATGGCTGTCTTTTTGGGTGGTACCGAATATTATTTGGAAGAAGGGCCGCGTAAAGACTGGTTAGAGAGTTCAACAATCAAAACAATTATTATTATTTCAACCATTGCTGGAATTCTTTTCTTTTGGCGAACCTTTACCAGTAAAAACCGAATAATTGATTTTGATGCCTTTAAGAATCGCAATTTTGCATTAGGCTCATTATTTTCGTTTGTCATGGGGATAGGACTTTACGGGCTGACCTACCTCTATCCTCTTTATTTAAGTGAAATTCGTGGCCATGATACTTTAATGATTGGGCAAACCATGTTTGTATCCGGTCTTACAATGTTCTTAGCCGCACCTCTTGCTGGTTACCTTTCAACAAAAATAGATTTGCGTCTTATGATGCTGATAGGCTTTGGTGGCTTTGCCCTTGGCACATGGATTGTAACTGGGCTTACCGCCGATTGGGATTTTTGGCAAATATTTTGGCCACAAGTATTGCGTGGTTCATCACTGATTTTTTGTATGGTACCAATTAACAATATTGCCCTTGGATCACTTCCACCAAGTAAGCTAAAAAATGCCTCCGGTATTTTTAATTTATTGCGTAATCTTGGCGGCGCAATGGGATTAGCCATTATTAATACTATTATTATTAAACGATCTGACTTTCATTTCCAACGCATTGCAGAAACAGTTAACGCTGGCAATGAACAAGCAATGCAATTTATCGATAAATTAGCAATACGTCTTGGAACAATCGGCAATCCGTCCGATACTGCTGCTCTCTCGCAATTAAGACAGCTTGTACGCCAACAAGCAACTGTCATGTCTTTTATTGACGCGTTTTTTATTCTAACCTTATTATTTATCCTGCTAACAGCACTTGTTTTTTGTGTGAATAAAGAAACTTCTACCAACCAACAACCGGGCATGCATTAA
- a CDS encoding HlyD family secretion protein, whose protein sequence is MSTDVTPTPKKKYILYSVAGLILLIGIFLAFRYVTEWRFQISTDDAYIQGDITAIAPKVSGYIKEVNITANQEVKQNDVLFTLDDGDYRLALDDADAKLVTQARTLERIKAQISAARTSLDEAEATHDAAVAVKTNADLTLNRAQTLQQSQSVSQSMVDAAQSSLDQAAANVTRASAQIAAAKANILVLQAQYNEAESATKSIQVARAKAKRDLDFTVIRAPIDGIIGNLSSQKGDLVVNGQQLAALVPNKSLYIDANYKETQIAEIFGGETAHITIDGFEGDGFEGKVLSLSPASGAVFSILPPQNATGNFTKIVQRIPVRISIPEEILKTGRIRAGMSVHVIIDTRTKPK, encoded by the coding sequence ATGAGCACTGATGTTACGCCTACACCCAAAAAGAAATATATTTTATATTCGGTTGCTGGATTGATCCTGTTAATTGGTATTTTTTTAGCTTTTCGCTATGTTACAGAATGGCGGTTTCAAATTTCAACAGATGATGCCTATATTCAAGGCGACATTACGGCTATCGCTCCCAAAGTAAGTGGATATATTAAAGAAGTGAATATTACTGCCAACCAAGAGGTTAAGCAAAATGATGTGCTTTTTACCCTTGATGATGGCGATTATCGCTTGGCTTTAGATGATGCGGATGCCAAGTTAGTGACGCAAGCGCGTACTTTGGAACGAATTAAAGCGCAAATAAGCGCGGCTCGCACCAGCCTTGACGAAGCTGAAGCAACTCACGATGCGGCCGTTGCGGTTAAAACCAATGCAGATTTAACTTTAAATCGCGCGCAAACCTTACAGCAAAGCCAATCGGTATCACAATCCATGGTTGATGCTGCACAATCTTCACTGGACCAAGCAGCAGCCAATGTTACACGTGCTAGCGCGCAAATTGCCGCCGCCAAAGCTAACATTTTGGTACTACAAGCGCAATATAATGAGGCTGAAAGCGCAACAAAATCGATACAAGTTGCACGAGCAAAAGCAAAGCGTGACTTAGATTTTACCGTAATCCGTGCGCCTATTGATGGTATTATCGGCAATCTTTCTAGCCAAAAGGGCGATCTTGTTGTCAATGGACAACAGCTTGCTGCCTTAGTACCAAATAAGTCTTTATATATAGATGCCAATTATAAAGAGACCCAAATAGCCGAAATATTCGGTGGTGAAACAGCCCATATTACCATTGATGGTTTTGAAGGTGATGGCTTTGAAGGCAAGGTATTATCTCTTTCGCCTGCCTCTGGTGCGGTATTTTCAATTTTACCCCCCCAAAACGCTACAGGCAATTTCACTAAGATTGTCCAACGCATTCCAGTGCGTATATCAATTCCTGAAGAAATTTTAAAAACTGGCCGTATCAGAGCTGGTATGAGCGTACATGTAATAATAGATACCCGTACGAAACCGAAATAG
- a CDS encoding endonuclease V, with the protein MQLPLTDNGEMIGACLRTQNDVKLLFVSIRQKISLPIACGCILKLAPHHRLPETIPASDHPVRQTMNSIKLKKDLICKSMEKVNLHLPILSLLYLCGIYDF; encoded by the coding sequence GTGCAATTGCCATTAACTGATAATGGCGAGATGATAGGCGCATGTTTGAGGACACAAAATGATGTTAAGCTGTTGTTTGTATCTATCAGGCAAAAGATTTCATTGCCAATCGCTTGTGGCTGTATATTAAAGCTCGCCCCACACCACCGACTACCAGAGACTATACCTGCATCAGATCATCCTGTAAGGCAAACCATGAATTCTATTAAACTTAAGAAAGATCTAATATGCAAGTCCATGGAGAAAGTGAATCTGCATCTACCAATCCTCTCTTTACTTTATCTATGTGGTATTTACGATTTTTGA
- a CDS encoding thioesterase family protein produces the protein MTCYYNLLSETTSEDGTRISHFSPTIHAQGAWNKDEQHMAAASGIIARELECFMPRFDMRIGRISFDIWGKISLTDFSITTRLIRPGKTIELIEQHLEAAGKTCIVAHTWRMAKTKTGSVAGIEDKPVHSPEQCEPWPDIDNWLGGFIKSLIARRDKANRKGKGLIWINTPLNCLDNQPTSDFVHLVGLIDMANGTSPRQDKPFAFAFPNLDLQLHMYRLPKGRWLGLQSVQQYGEDGIGLSSSILHDVYGPFGRCEQILTLRALNDNV, from the coding sequence ATGACCTGTTATTATAATTTATTAAGTGAAACCACCAGTGAAGATGGTACAAGAATTAGCCATTTCTCTCCAACAATCCATGCGCAAGGGGCATGGAATAAAGATGAGCAACACATGGCGGCCGCAAGTGGTATTATTGCCCGTGAGCTTGAATGTTTTATGCCGCGTTTTGATATGCGTATTGGACGCATAAGCTTTGATATTTGGGGCAAAATTAGTCTTACCGATTTTTCAATTACCACTCGTTTGATACGGCCAGGTAAGACAATAGAATTAATTGAACAACATTTAGAAGCTGCTGGCAAAACTTGCATTGTTGCGCATACATGGCGCATGGCAAAAACCAAAACTGGTTCTGTTGCTGGGATCGAGGATAAGCCAGTTCATAGTCCGGAGCAATGTGAGCCTTGGCCGGATATTGACAATTGGTTAGGCGGCTTTATCAAAAGCCTTATAGCTCGACGAGATAAGGCTAATCGCAAAGGCAAAGGCCTCATATGGATTAATACACCCTTAAATTGTCTTGATAATCAACCAACCAGCGACTTTGTTCATTTGGTCGGTCTCATTGATATGGCCAATGGCACTTCACCACGCCAAGATAAGCCCTTTGCTTTTGCTTTTCCTAATCTTGATTTACAATTGCATATGTATCGTCTGCCCAAGGGGCGCTGGTTAGGGCTGCAATCTGTACAACAATATGGTGAAGATGGTATTGGGTTAAGCAGCTCAATTCTACACGATGTTTACGGCCCCTTTGGACGCTGTGAGCAAATATTGACCCTGAGAGCACTAAACGACAATGTATAA
- the gloB gene encoding hydroxyacylglutathione hydrolase, with product MQIEQFMCRSDNFGVILHEESSGKTAAIDAPDADTILTVLRKKNWTLDYLFITHHHSDHIVGIEKLKAATGALVIGPKAEQLQIGGLDKAISEGDNFSFGNSRVMPLSTPGHTSGALSYYLPLDQLLFTGDTLFSLGCGRLFEGSPSQMHASLQKLAQLPDETLIYCGHEYTQANGRFALSIDGGNHALQQRMIIVDTLRAQNLPTLPTTIGQEKATNPFLRCNNSEIRANLNLDGADDITVFTQIRRLKDNFK from the coding sequence ATGCAAATTGAGCAATTTATGTGTCGTAGCGATAATTTTGGCGTTATTTTGCATGAGGAAAGTAGCGGTAAGACTGCTGCGATTGATGCGCCCGATGCTGATACTATTTTGACGGTATTACGTAAAAAGAATTGGACACTTGATTATCTATTTATTACGCATCACCACAGTGATCACATTGTCGGAATCGAAAAATTAAAGGCGGCAACGGGTGCATTGGTTATTGGCCCTAAGGCCGAGCAGTTGCAAATTGGTGGGCTAGATAAGGCGATTAGCGAGGGGGATAATTTTAGCTTTGGCAACAGCCGCGTTATGCCGCTATCGACGCCCGGTCACACCAGTGGAGCACTGTCCTATTATTTGCCATTGGACCAATTATTATTTACCGGCGACACGCTATTTTCGCTTGGCTGCGGTCGTTTATTTGAAGGCTCTCCCAGCCAGATGCATGCATCACTACAAAAATTAGCACAATTGCCAGATGAAACGCTCATTTATTGCGGCCATGAATATACGCAAGCTAATGGTCGCTTTGCTTTGTCGATTGATGGAGGGAATCATGCCTTACAGCAACGCATGATCATAGTTGATACGCTGCGGGCCCAGAATTTGCCAACATTACCAACCACAATTGGTCAAGAAAAGGCAACCAACCCATTCTTGCGCTGTAATAACAGTGAGATTCGTGCTAATCTCAATCTCGATGGCGCTGATGATATTACAGTATTTACACAAATTCGTAGGTTAAAGGACAATTTTAAATGA
- a CDS encoding autotransporter domain-containing protein has protein sequence MKKSAIVLALLSTSLLSSNVLAAEQTAIEKINANRNQWYTTLDEKVIGAYPAPASLAAEQDRLASILYTSITGERKDLALADRSETTAYLLSTFSKSALGDYAADRSLAANLYYKNAYSYIYNATYALDTNAARIRSLDFILKDKYLRGRPYQVLDADGNYNENYWQITGSSYPSGHTWKGYRQAIALSLLFPERGDELFSRALQFGESRVIVNAHFPTDTIASRIGTYYTLSNLLADDDITAEIVENAKALRQSMDPLCELDMRQCLEQQARPVYDSHAADNFSIGYYGSRQSNDNSYFDPQKFNMQTGYLLRLRFPYLNPEDWRDILASTAYPEDSLAGWSIEQGNDMSYWGLINLPAAYNGPAHLYRDMTINQNINTANDISGFGAFDIWKNNIDGDGHLTKNGDGTLVLSGQNSFGGFTLNGGQLILNGQNNLTTQSNINGGELAVLGQLSSDLLVNNSGILSGTGSTGNVVMNNGAILRPGTTNNAGTLVINGNLTLNDGVHLNYRFGEVNIAGGTNNDLVSVNGDLTLAGTINVTENGNFAPGIYRIFNYSGSLSDNGLLIGTMPQQSQTHVQTAVKGEVNLVNSYGTQLNFWDGEGIVNDSVITGGSGIWQMAPNGATPWTSANGAQNGSFEKDAFAVFTGKAGQVAINANNGPVSASGLQFASDGYRLSGDMLQLSGNQNIIRVSDGTANIDNDLQGEGQLQKLDGGRLILNGNNIFNTGTQINGGSLIVNGSLLGDITINAGTTLGGTGQTGNIYVAQGAILAPGQSIGTLYVQNVTFATGSHYNVEVDNMGNSDLLAASGGITINGGNLNIFAGNGFYRANTNYTIMTAQNGITKNGVNGFDAIASNLAFLTPNLVFNDNSLVLQMARNDIALCFAGATSNQCSTAKAIETLDLQTPVYEAVLNLSRDNANPAFDQLSGEIFGSARSALLQNSHHLRDQINQRMLSDSAMPTTEPLWFATWGHGGKLPSTNNAGKINNDGWGIALGLDGALTDKAFAGIVFGYERSEIDGRYSSRFNVDALHLGAYVASEISGIKLRGGIAYSHLDNETERKISIHGLESTANASFNGWQMQIFGEASHDFHLNEGAVISPYANIAHIWLNLEDISESASYASLFSDSNTTNTSFTTLGLRGNFKLGKHVPISLYGDIGWSHAFGDIDGRVENRFALGSHKFSVEGTPIAKNSALIGAGFTWQVTPHNQITLGYRGQVASDIKDHGAHASWKITF, from the coding sequence ATGAAAAAATCCGCCATCGTTCTCGCGCTGTTATCGACATCTTTGTTATCAAGCAATGTTTTGGCCGCCGAGCAAACTGCTATTGAAAAAATAAACGCAAACCGCAATCAATGGTACACAACATTAGACGAAAAAGTTATTGGAGCCTATCCTGCGCCCGCAAGCTTAGCGGCAGAACAAGATCGGCTTGCCAGTATTTTATATACATCTATCACCGGTGAGCGAAAAGATTTAGCATTGGCTGACCGAAGTGAAACAACCGCATATTTATTATCAACTTTTTCAAAAAGTGCGTTGGGTGATTATGCGGCTGATCGTAGTTTAGCCGCCAATCTTTACTATAAAAACGCTTATAGCTATATTTATAATGCCACCTATGCGCTAGACACAAATGCGGCGCGGATCCGATCATTAGATTTTATTTTAAAAGATAAATATTTAAGAGGTCGCCCGTATCAAGTATTGGATGCGGATGGAAATTATAACGAGAATTATTGGCAAATAACCGGATCTTCCTATCCAAGTGGCCACACATGGAAAGGCTATCGCCAAGCCATTGCCCTTAGTCTGCTTTTTCCAGAACGAGGTGATGAGTTATTTTCAAGAGCACTACAATTTGGTGAAAGTCGGGTTATTGTGAATGCACATTTTCCAACCGACACAATCGCATCGCGCATAGGCACCTATTATACATTATCTAATCTTTTGGCTGACGATGATATTACTGCTGAGATAGTAGAAAATGCCAAAGCTTTACGCCAATCTATGGATCCTTTATGCGAGCTTGATATGCGCCAATGCTTGGAGCAACAAGCAAGACCTGTTTATGATAGCCATGCAGCTGATAATTTTAGTATTGGCTATTATGGTAGCCGCCAAAGCAATGATAATAGCTATTTTGATCCTCAAAAATTCAACATGCAAACTGGCTATCTGTTGCGTTTGCGTTTTCCCTATTTAAATCCAGAAGATTGGCGCGATATTCTGGCAAGTACAGCATATCCTGAAGATTCTCTTGCTGGTTGGTCAATTGAACAAGGCAATGATATGTCCTATTGGGGCCTTATCAACCTACCCGCTGCTTATAATGGTCCAGCTCACCTTTATCGGGATATGACAATCAATCAAAATATCAATACTGCCAATGATATTTCTGGCTTTGGTGCTTTCGATATCTGGAAAAATAATATTGATGGTGATGGTCATTTAACCAAAAATGGCGATGGCACTTTGGTCTTAAGTGGCCAAAATAGCTTTGGTGGCTTCACCTTAAATGGTGGGCAACTTATTTTAAACGGTCAAAACAACCTAACAACGCAGTCAAATATTAATGGTGGAGAATTGGCAGTGCTTGGTCAATTATCCTCTGATCTTCTTGTCAATAATAGTGGCATTCTAAGTGGAACTGGCAGTACCGGCAATGTGGTGATGAATAATGGTGCAATTTTGCGGCCGGGCACTACTAATAATGCCGGTACATTGGTGATTAATGGCAATTTAACTCTAAATGATGGTGTTCATCTTAATTATCGATTTGGAGAAGTGAATATTGCTGGTGGTACCAATAATGATCTTGTGAGCGTTAATGGTGATCTAACCCTTGCAGGCACAATTAATGTCACTGAAAATGGTAATTTTGCTCCCGGTATCTACCGAATTTTTAATTACAGTGGATCTTTAAGCGATAATGGCTTGCTTATTGGTACCATGCCGCAACAATCGCAAACCCATGTCCAAACAGCTGTTAAAGGTGAAGTTAATCTTGTCAACAGCTATGGGACGCAGTTAAACTTTTGGGATGGTGAAGGCATAGTCAATGATAGTGTCATTACTGGCGGATCTGGTATTTGGCAAATGGCACCCAATGGCGCCACCCCTTGGACATCTGCTAATGGCGCGCAAAATGGCAGTTTTGAAAAAGATGCTTTTGCAGTTTTCACCGGTAAGGCTGGCCAAGTTGCAATCAATGCTAATAATGGCCCAGTCAGCGCTAGCGGCTTACAATTTGCTAGCGATGGTTATCGATTAAGCGGTGATATGCTACAATTAAGTGGCAATCAAAATATTATCCGTGTTTCTGATGGCACTGCAAATATTGATAATGATTTGCAAGGTGAAGGGCAATTACAAAAGCTTGACGGCGGTAGGTTAATATTAAATGGAAACAATATTTTTAATACTGGCACGCAAATTAATGGTGGTAGCCTAATTGTCAATGGATCCTTGCTTGGGGATATTACAATTAACGCCGGCACGACCCTAGGCGGCACGGGCCAAACTGGTAATATCTATGTCGCTCAAGGTGCAATACTTGCTCCAGGACAGTCAATTGGCACTTTATATGTTCAAAATGTAACTTTTGCGACCGGCTCTCATTATAATGTTGAAGTGGATAATATGGGCAATAGTGACTTGCTCGCTGCAAGTGGCGGTATAACCATTAATGGCGGCAATCTTAATATATTTGCCGGAAATGGGTTTTATCGTGCTAACACGAATTACACTATTATGACGGCGCAAAACGGTATTACCAAAAATGGTGTGAATGGCTTTGATGCAATCGCTAGCAATCTTGCATTTTTAACACCAAACCTAGTTTTTAACGACAATAGCCTTGTTCTCCAAATGGCGCGTAATGATATTGCATTGTGTTTTGCCGGCGCAACAAGTAACCAATGTTCAACAGCCAAAGCTATAGAGACACTGGATTTACAAACCCCTGTTTATGAAGCTGTATTAAATTTAAGCCGCGATAATGCAAATCCAGCCTTTGACCAGCTTTCAGGTGAAATATTTGGTTCTGCTCGCTCAGCACTTTTGCAAAATAGCCACCACTTACGCGACCAAATCAACCAACGAATGTTGTCAGATAGTGCAATGCCAACAACAGAGCCGCTTTGGTTTGCCACTTGGGGCCATGGTGGTAAATTGCCATCAACCAATAATGCTGGCAAAATTAATAATGATGGCTGGGGCATTGCATTAGGTCTTGATGGCGCACTTACCGATAAAGCATTTGCCGGTATTGTTTTTGGTTATGAACGATCTGAAATAGATGGTCGCTATAGCTCAAGATTTAATGTTGATGCTTTACATCTTGGTGCTTATGTGGCGAGTGAAATTAGCGGAATTAAATTGCGCGGCGGTATCGCTTATAGCCATTTGGATAATGAAACCGAGCGAAAAATTTCAATTCATGGGCTTGAAAGCACTGCCAATGCTAGCTTCAATGGTTGGCAAATGCAGATATTTGGTGAAGCTAGCCATGATTTTCATCTAAATGAAGGGGCGGTAATTTCTCCTTATGCCAATATCGCCCATATCTGGCTAAACCTTGAGGATATTAGTGAGAGCGCCAGCTATGCTTCATTATTCAGTGATAGCAACACCACCAATACAAGTTTTACAACTCTTGGCTTACGCGGCAACTTCAAATTAGGTAAGCATGTACCAATCTCCCTTTATGGTGATATTGGTTGGAGCCATGCCTTTGGTGATATTGATGGCCGCGTTGAAAACCGCTTTGCGCTTGGTAGTCATAAATTTAGTGTTGAAGGCACACCAATTGCTAAAAACTCTGCATTAATTGGTGCTGGCTTTACTTGGCAAGTTACACCACATAATCAAATAACCTTAGGCTATCGCGGTCAAGTAGCGAGTGACATTAAAGACCATGGAGCTCATGCCAGCTGGAAAATTACATTTTAA